Proteins found in one Magnolia sinica isolate HGM2019 chromosome 5, MsV1, whole genome shotgun sequence genomic segment:
- the LOC131246592 gene encoding uncharacterized protein LOC131246592: MMSDESFARHLSRPYISSSLSAPSFPTFSNGNPNPNPNPRFSRSPSSSYKNARASSSSASPSTFSHNPRIALALIPAALFLVDLGGPPVAATLTLTLMISYILDSLHLKSASFFSVWFSLIASQIAFFFSSSNPLSVFPSLPLSLLSLFLCAETNFLIGVWASLQFRYIQIENHSIVPALERLLFACIPLAVPPLFTWASVSALGLGPASAYHLAAFSAISYWLFSLPRTSSFKSKQELVRGRDLAAGDESFILGPLESCVHTLNLLFLPLSFHIASHHSVIFSSASSVCDLLLLFFLPFLFVLYASTRGALWWVTRDGHQVHQIRVVNGAVALVVVVICLEVRVVFHSFGRYLHVPPPLNYLLVTVAMLGGASGVGAYALGLVNDWFSSVAFTALSVLVSGAGAIVVGFPIYLLPLPLISGFYLARFFTRKSLPSYFAFVMLASLMIAWFVMHNFWDLNIWLAGMALKSSCKLIVASAILAMAVPGFVLLPPKLRFITELGLISHSLVLCYIENLFFNYTGMHYFGFEDEVIYPSYMVILTTFLGLALVRRLVVDQRIGPKAVWISTCLYSSKLAMLFITSKSVLWASAVLLLAVSPSLLLYKDKSKASSRMKPWQGIVHAGVIAFSAWFCRETIFEALQWWNGRPPSDGLLLGFYILSTGVACIPIVALHFSHVQSAKRFLVLVVAAGLLFIFMQPPIPLSWAFQSDMMKAAHLSATDDISIYGFVASKPTWPSWLLIMTILFTLAAVTSIIPIKYIVELRAFYAVGVGIALGIYICAEYFLQATILHALLVGTMVSASVFVVFTHLPSASSTRHLPWVFALLVALFPVTYLLEGQLRVKSVGADEEGDKLTTLLAVEGDRMSLLGLYATLFMLIALEIKFELASLMHEKALDRSSMHQSGRNTVFGPKMRLMQQRKASTAPSFTVKKLAAEGAWMPAVGNVSTILCFVICLILNIHFTGGSNRAIFFLAPILLLLNQDTDFVSGFGDRQRYFPVMVAISGYLVLTALYRIWEEVWHGDSGWGLEIGGPGWFFAVKNAALLMLTLPNHILFNRFMWDYTKQTDSMLLLTMPLNLPSIVITDIITVKVLGLLGVIYSLAQYLISRQIRIQGMKYI; the protein is encoded by the exons ATGATGTCTGACGAGTCCTTCGCTCGTCATCTCTCCCGTCCCTACATCTCCTCCTCCCTCAGCGCTCCTTCCTTTCCCACCTTCTCGAatggaaaccctaaccctaaccctaatcctagatTCTCTCGTTCTCCATCCTCTTCATACAAAAACGCTAGAGCGTCGTCGTCCTCCGCCTCTCCCTCCACCTTCTCCCACAACCCTCGGATCGCCCTTGCTCTTATCCCAGCTGCTCTCTTCCTCGTTGATCTCGGTGGCCCACCCGTCGCAGCGACCCTTACTCTCACCCTCATGATCTCCTACATCCTCGATTCCCTCCACCTCAAATCCGCCTCTTTCTTCTCCGTCTGGTTCTCTCTCATCGCCTCTCAGAttgccttcttcttctcctcctccaaTCCCCTCTCTGTttttccttctctccctctctccctcctctctctcttcctctgcgCTGAAACCAATTTCCTTATTGGAGTCTGGGCTTCCCTTCAGTTCCGCTACATCCAGATCGAGAACCACTCGATCGTCCCCGCCCTAGAACGTCTCCTCTTCGCCTGCATCCCCCTCGCCGTCCCACCACTCTTCACCTGGGCCTCTGTCTCGGCTCTTGGCCTGGGCCCTGCCTCTGCCTACCACCTCGCCGCCTTCTCTGCCATCTCCTATTGGCTCTTCTCTCTCCCCCGCACGTCCTCCTTCAAGTCCAAGCAAGAACTGGTGCGTGGGCGGGATCTCGCAGCTGGGGATGAGTCCTTTATCCTCGGTCCGCTTGAAAGTTGTGTCCACACCCTGAACCTCCTCTTCCTGCCTCTCTCCTTCCACATCGCGTCCCACCACTCGGTGATCTTCTCGTCGGCGTCATCCGTGTGCGACCTCCTTCTCTTGTTCTTCCTCCCATTCTTGTTTGTGCTCTATGCATCGACTCGGGGTGCGCTGTGGTGGGTCACAAGGGATGGGCACCAGGTTCATCAGATACGGGTGGTGAACGGCGCAGTCGCTCTGGTTGTTGTCGTGATTTGCTTGGAGGTCAGAGTGGTTTTCCATTCGTTTGGACGGTACTTGCATGTGCCCCCACCATTGAATTATCTTCTTGTGACGGTTGCGATGCTGGGTGGAGCATCTGGGGTGGGGGCTTATGCTCTCGGGTTGGTCAATGATTGGTTCAGTTCGGTGGCTTTCACTGCTCTGTCAGTTCTGGTCAGTGGGGCTGGGGCAATTGTTGTAGGCTTCCCTATATAT CTCCTTCCACTCCCCTTGATCTCTGGCTTTTATCTAGCTCGGTTCTTTACACGGAAGAGCCTGCCTTCATATTTTGCCTTTGTCATGCTGGCAAGCTTGATGATCGCATGGTTTGTTATGCATAACTTCTGGGATCTCAATATTTGGTTGGCTGGTATGGCTCTTAAATCCTCCTGTAAGCTGATAGTTGCAAGTGCGATCCTGGCAATGGCTGTTCCAGGCTTTGTCCTTCTTCCACCGAAACTTCGTTTCATCACTGAACTGGGTCTTATCAGCCATTCTCTGGTGCTTTGCTACATAGAAAATCTGTTTTTTAACTATACTGGCATGCATTATTTTGGGTTTGAAGATGAAGTGATATATCCGAGCTACATGGTCATCTTGACTACTTTTCTGGGTTTGGCTTTGGTGAGGAGATTGGTTGTGGATCAGCGCATTGGACCAAAAGCAGTTTGGATTTCGACCTGTTTATATTCCTCAAAGCTAGCTATGCTTTTTATTACATCAAAGTCTGTTCTATGGGCATCGGCTGTTCTACTACTGGCTGTTTCTCCTTCATTGCTTCTTTACAA GGACAAGTCAAAAGCAAGTTCTAGAATGAAGCCTTGGCAGGGTATTGTACATGCTGGTGTGATTGCTTTCTCTGCCTGGTTCTGCCGCGAAACTATTTTTGAAGCTCTCCAGTGGTGGAATGGAAGACCCCCGTCTGATGGCTTGCTTTTGGGATTTTATATTCTTTCAACAGGAGTGGCTTGTATACCAATTGTTGCACTCCACTTTTCCCATGTCCAG TCGGCAAAGAGATTCCTAGTGCTAGTGGTTGCTGCAGGTCTGCTATTTATTTTTATGCAACCACCGATTCCATTGTCATGGGCATTCCAATCGGACATGATGAAAGCAGCTCATCTCTCTGCTACAGATGACATTTCAATCTATGGCTTTGTGGCTTCAAAGCCTACATGGCCATCATGGCTACTGATCATGACAATCTTATTTACATTAGCAGCAGTCACCTCCATCATTCCCATCAAGTACATAGTTGAGTTGAGGGCATTTTACGCAGTTGGAGTGGGGATTGCGTTGGGCATTTACATCTGTGCAGAATATTTCCTTCAGGCCACAATCCTACACGCTCTTCTTGTCGGGACAATGGTCAGTGCGTCTGTCTTTGTTGTCTTCACGCATCTCCCTTCTGCTTCAAGTACAAGGCACTTGCCATGGGTGTTTGCTCTACTGGTAGCGCTCTTCCCTGTCACCTACCTATTGGAAGGACAGTTGAGAGTAAAAAGTGTCGGAGCAGATGAAGAAGGGGACAAGCTCACAACATTATTGGCAGTTGAAGGGGATAGGATGTCGCTTTTGGGGCTATATGCTACGTTGTTCATGCTAATTGCATTGGAGATCAAATTCGAGCTGGCATCACTGATGCATGAGAAAGCGTTGGACAGAAGCTCCATGCACCAATCTGGCCGGAATACTGTTTTCGGACCGAAGATGAGGCTAATGCAGCAGAGGAAGGCATCAACCGCCCCTTCCTTCACGGTCAAGAAGTTGGCGGCAGAGGGAGCCTGGATGCCCGCAGTCGGGAATGTCTCTACCATCTTGTGCTTCGTCATCTGCCTGATCTTGAACATCCATTTCACTGGTGGATCGAACCGTGCAATATTCTTCCTGGCCCCAATCTTGCTGTTGCTCAATCAGGATACAGACTTCGTCTCTGGGTTTGGGGACAGGCAGCGGTATTTCCCAGTGATGGTAGCTATTTCGGGATATTTGGTCTTGACCGCCCTCTACAGGATATGGGAGGAGGTCTGGCATGGTGACTCTGGGTGGGGTCTTGAGATTGGCGGGCCGGGCTGGTTTTTTGCGGTTAAGAATGCAGCCCTCCTCATGCTCACATTGCCCAATCACATCCTCTTTAACCGCTTTATGTGGGACTACACAAAGCAGACGGATTCAATGCTGTTGCTGACCATGCCTCTTAATTTACCGTCAATAGTAATCACAGATATAATCACTGTGAAGGTGTTGGGGTTACTAGGGGTTATTTATTCTCTAGCCCAGTACTTAATATCAAGGCAGATAAGAATTCAAGGCATGAAATATATTTAA